One window of Triticum dicoccoides isolate Atlit2015 ecotype Zavitan chromosome 5A, WEW_v2.0, whole genome shotgun sequence genomic DNA carries:
- the LOC119297422 gene encoding lysM domain-containing GPI-anchored protein LYP4-like, giving the protein MPLPSTPLHRRLLPLLLAAVACTGPPGAASKPALLEPCASATTCPALLSYTLHADLKLADLAALFAADPLAILAANAIDFAVPGPAGRILPAGLALRVPVPCACSGGVSRATSARYVSRPGDTLGSIASRVYGGLTSPDWIRDSNGGLTAPDGAVDAGTALLVPLHCACFGGADNGVPAVYLTYVVARGDTVPAIAKRYHTTATDVMSVNDLATADVAAGDILVLPLPACTSSFPTFTSDYGLAVANGTYAVTADRCVQCSCGPANLELFCVPAPLADAACSSMQCGNSSMMLGNFTLVMTGAGCSVTSCGYGGYANGTILTTLTTALKPLRPVPHQFPPLIPPPTSSFFETYLGPSPAPMPSEGGIKSPTMAGTAPTASPDAVAGAPPTGRHFSGVFRVLALCLVTNVLW; this is encoded by the exons ATGCCACTCCCGTCcaccccactccaccgccgcctcctcccgctcctcctcgccgccgtcgcctgcaCGGGGCCGCCCGGCGCCGCGTCCAAGCCCGCGCTGCTCGAGCCCTGTGCCTCCGCCACGACCTGCCCCGCGCTGCTCTCCTACACCCTCCACGCCGACCTCAAGCTCGCCGACCTGGCCGCGCTGTTCGCCGCCGACCCGCTCGCCATCCTGGCCGCCAACGCCATCGACTTCGCCGTGCCGGGCCCGGCCGGCCGCATCCTCCCGGCCGGCCTCGCGCTGCGCGTGCCGGTCCCCTGCGCCTGCTCCGGCGGCGTCAGCAGGGCCACCTCCGCCCGCTACGTCTCCCGCCCGGGCGACACGCTCGGCTCCATCGCCTCGCGCGTCTACGGCGGCCTCACCTCCCCGGACTGGATCAGGGACTCCAACGGCGGCCTCACCGCCCCCGACGGCGCCGTCGACGCCGGGACCGCGCTGCTCGTGCCGCTGCACTGCGCGTGCTTCGGCGGGGCGGACAACGGGGTGCCCGCCGTGTACCTCACGTACGTGGTGGCCAGAGGGGACACCGTGCCCGCCATCGCGAAGAGGTACCACACCACGGCCACCGACGTGATGAGCGTCAACGACTTGGCCACCGCCGACGTCGCCGCCGGGGACATCCTCGTGCTCCCGCTGCCAG CGTGCACCTCGTCGTTCCCCACGTTCACGTCCGACTACGGGCTGGCCGTGGCGAACGGGACCTACGCAGTGACTGCCGACCGGTGCGTCCAGTGCAGCTGTGGTCCGGCCAACTTGGA GCTGTTCTGCGTGCCGGCGCCGCTGGCGGACGCGGCGTGCTCCAGCATGCAGTGCGGCAACAGCAGCATGATGCTCGGCAACTTCACCCTCGTCATGACCGGCGCCGGCTGCAGCGTCACCTCCTGCGGCTACGGCGGCTACGCCAACGGCACCATCCTCACCAC GTTAACAACGGCGCTCAAGCCCCTGCGCCCAG TCCCGCACCAGTTCCCGCCGCTGATCCCGCCGCCGACGTCGTCCTTCTTCGAGACGTATCTCGGCCCTTCACCGGCGCCGATGCCGTCGGAGGGGGGGATCAAGAGTCCGACGATGGCTGGGACGGCACCAACGGCCAGCCCGGACGCCGTCGCCGGTGCTCCTCCCACGGGCCGGCACTTCAGCGGCGTCTTCAGAGTGCTCGCGCTCTGCCTTGTCACCAACGTGCTGTGGTAA